The proteins below are encoded in one region of Fervidicoccaceae archaeon:
- the rpl4p gene encoding 50S ribosomal protein L4 codes for MPIFIDNSSAKRVPVYGINGVQVGEVVLPPIFRAPIRRDLILRAFLAEFTASLQPKGRDPMAGKRTSARSLGVGYGLARVPRVRGTTRAAFVNFAVGGMVAHPPRVEERIRENINRRERLLATISAISSTTDPNLVKRRGHRFSAEILPIVLHDEVEQNVRSAKEARALMEALGVYEDIERSKDRTRIKAGRGKMRGRKYVEPKSLLFVLSSRLSPLARSVRNFPGVDVETAATLSVLSLAPGGIPGRLAIYTISSLDALQKRFEELLVVK; via the coding sequence ATGCCTATCTTCATTGATAACAGCTCGGCGAAAAGAGTCCCTGTGTATGGAATCAATGGGGTTCAAGTGGGAGAGGTAGTGCTGCCCCCTATATTCCGGGCTCCTATTAGGAGAGACCTGATCCTGCGCGCTTTCCTCGCGGAGTTTACGGCCTCGCTCCAGCCCAAGGGCCGAGACCCCATGGCTGGCAAGAGAACTTCAGCCAGGAGCCTCGGCGTGGGCTACGGCCTCGCTAGAGTCCCAAGAGTGCGAGGAACAACGCGCGCCGCTTTCGTTAACTTCGCGGTGGGCGGCATGGTGGCGCACCCTCCACGTGTCGAGGAAAGGATAAGAGAAAACATAAATCGAAGAGAGAGGCTCCTAGCGACAATAAGCGCAATCTCGTCGACTACGGACCCCAATCTCGTTAAGAGAAGAGGGCACAGATTCTCCGCGGAGATACTCCCCATCGTGCTCCACGACGAAGTCGAGCAAAACGTGAGGAGCGCTAAGGAAGCGAGGGCGCTCATGGAGGCTTTAGGGGTCTACGAGGACATCGAGAGGTCTAAGGATAGGACTCGAATAAAGGCTGGACGGGGCAAAATGCGCGGTCGGAAATACGTCGAGCCTAAGAGCTTGCTGTTCGTCTTGAGCTCGCGCCTCTCACCACTGGCCCGGAGCGTGAGGAACTTTCCGGGCGTCGACGTAGAGACCGCGGCGACGCTGAGCGTCCTTAGCCTAGCTCCCGGCGGGATCCCTGGGCGACTAGCGATTTACACGATCTCCTCGCTCGACGCGCTGCAGAAGAGGTTCGAGGAGTTGCTAGTGGTGAAATAG
- a CDS encoding 50S ribosomal protein L3: MGHRKKHAPRRGSLGVRPRKRASSIIPRIRSWPRVEEGPVKPLGFLGYKVGMTHAIIIDDRPGSPTYGREIFAPLTVVETPPMIVAGVRLYESGSSGGKSLRALTEVWASLDILERAHVRRLIKNFHGTSEEIKSKVEGLIDRISDVRLLMLSQPSLITGVPKKKPDLVEVALAGIDVSEKLNYALSKIGSAVRVSEIFRAGQFVDVLGVTKGKGFQGVIKRFGVKELPRWHKHRKHSRTVGSRGSRVGALSSTPQAGQMGFHQRTEYNKRIIYVGLAEASDSLKEFTPPGGWHRYGLLRSDFVVILGSVQGPPKRPLILRHPVRPIPWEPAGAPRILYIDASHRMLT; encoded by the coding sequence ATGGGTCATAGAAAGAAGCACGCCCCGAGACGCGGCAGCCTCGGAGTTAGACCACGTAAGAGAGCTTCGAGCATAATACCTAGGATCAGGAGCTGGCCAAGAGTCGAGGAAGGGCCGGTCAAGCCTCTCGGCTTCTTGGGGTATAAGGTTGGCATGACGCACGCAATTATAATAGACGATAGGCCGGGAAGCCCAACGTACGGCAGAGAAATTTTCGCGCCGCTCACGGTCGTGGAGACCCCACCTATGATCGTCGCTGGCGTGAGACTCTACGAATCGGGCTCGAGCGGTGGGAAGAGCCTAAGAGCACTCACGGAAGTTTGGGCTTCTCTCGATATATTGGAGAGAGCTCACGTGAGGAGGCTCATCAAGAACTTCCATGGAACTAGTGAGGAGATCAAATCTAAGGTAGAGGGGCTTATCGATAGAATTTCCGACGTGAGATTGCTCATGTTATCGCAGCCCTCGCTCATCACCGGTGTTCCAAAGAAGAAACCGGACCTCGTGGAAGTGGCTCTAGCTGGCATCGATGTGAGCGAGAAGTTGAATTACGCTCTCTCTAAGATCGGTAGCGCCGTGAGGGTGAGTGAGATCTTCAGGGCTGGGCAATTCGTCGATGTGCTTGGGGTGACGAAGGGCAAAGGCTTCCAAGGCGTAATAAAGAGGTTCGGCGTGAAGGAGCTTCCAAGGTGGCACAAGCATAGGAAGCACAGTAGAACGGTCGGTTCACGAGGATCCAGGGTGGGGGCGCTCTCAAGCACCCCCCAAGCCGGACAGATGGGCTTCCATCAGAGAACCGAGTATAACAAGAGAATAATCTACGTTGGTCTCGCCGAAGCGAGCGACTCCCTGAAGGAGTTCACGCCACCTGGTGGGTGGCATAGATATGGGCTGTTGAGGTCAGATTTTGTAGTGATATTGGGGTCGGTGCAGGGGCCACCCAAGAGGCCGTTGATACTCAGGCACCCAGTGAGGCCTATACCGTGGGAACCAGCCGGCGCGCCGAGGATTCTCTACATAGACGCGTCACACCGAATGTTGACCTAA
- a CDS encoding NDP-sugar synthase: MKFIYFSHPEIETLYPLRKRDSLVPLQSLMGKPVGARVLQQVQNLGFEEVLVAFPGSHELLEYVKPPARIAPIEWSQEAARALASLISTIDDEFFVLQLGSAIAGPEVYASVISRWNETSRSTLLLVPYSPGEDVVGVHSVRYEVDLARKVIRGVCIGGQRGLYFSGIMISDKRLASELSERRSILEAIVSFSSKDDCDFHVWSGSISAVNSPFNLLSTVKELLSATREAIISTEARISPTAVIEGVVVIERDAIVDHYCVIKGPAFIGRGALVGAHSFVRSYVSVEPGAVVGSGAEVKRSYIGPRAVVGSQCHITDSVIGDAALLRPMCVTLNYDPREAARGAVFVKRGSVIGEKALINGGSVLQPKCVVEPESFFDAERAR, translated from the coding sequence ATGAAGTTCATCTACTTCTCTCACCCCGAGATCGAGACGCTTTATCCTCTACGCAAGCGAGACTCTTTGGTTCCGCTGCAGTCACTCATGGGTAAGCCCGTGGGGGCTAGGGTGCTTCAACAAGTCCAAAATTTGGGCTTCGAGGAGGTGCTGGTGGCCTTCCCTGGCTCACACGAGCTGCTCGAGTACGTTAAGCCTCCGGCTAGGATAGCCCCCATAGAGTGGTCGCAGGAAGCAGCGCGTGCTCTGGCCTCGCTCATCTCAACTATTGACGACGAGTTCTTCGTATTACAGTTAGGCTCAGCCATAGCGGGGCCTGAGGTCTACGCATCAGTCATCTCTAGGTGGAACGAGACGTCACGAAGCACCTTGCTGCTCGTCCCCTACTCGCCAGGCGAAGACGTAGTCGGTGTTCACTCGGTTAGATATGAGGTTGACCTCGCGCGGAAGGTCATCCGCGGAGTGTGTATTGGAGGCCAGCGGGGACTCTACTTCTCCGGTATCATGATATCTGATAAAAGGTTGGCTTCGGAGCTCTCGGAGAGACGGAGCATCTTGGAGGCTATAGTCTCCTTCTCCTCCAAGGACGATTGCGACTTTCATGTATGGTCCGGGAGCATCTCGGCCGTCAACTCCCCCTTCAATCTCCTGTCCACGGTTAAGGAGCTCTTGAGCGCAACGAGAGAGGCAATCATAAGCACAGAGGCGAGGATCTCGCCAACGGCTGTCATAGAGGGCGTCGTAGTGATAGAGAGAGACGCGATCGTAGACCACTACTGCGTGATCAAAGGACCAGCCTTCATAGGGCGCGGCGCTCTGGTCGGCGCTCACAGCTTCGTGAGGAGCTATGTGTCGGTAGAGCCGGGAGCCGTTGTCGGCAGTGGGGCTGAAGTCAAGAGGAGCTATATTGGGCCGCGAGCCGTTGTTGGCTCTCAGTGTCACATCACGGATAGCGTGATAGGAGATGCAGCCCTCCTACGCCCAATGTGCGTGACGTTGAATTATGATCCAAGAGAGGCGGCACGGGGGGCGGTTTTCGTTAAGAGAGGCAGCGTAATAGGCGAGAAAGCTCTGATCAACGGTGGGAGCGTGCTTCAGCCGAAGTGTGTGGTTGAGCCCGAGAGCTTCTTCGACGCCGAGCGAGCTCGATAG
- the cyaB gene encoding class IV adenylate cyclase, protein MTVEREIKVKLDQLDLAKLREWLNDRCVPLGEEVQVDTYFRHPCRDFEVTDEALRLRKRGGADQAELCYKGPRSVGGELVKAREEIEVSVKSASELSRILVRLGFEPVAEVVKEREIFDCGNFITYLDHIEELGDFAEFEARGVEQAELVKLLKNFGLLEKAESRTYLELLLEKRR, encoded by the coding sequence ATGACAGTCGAGCGAGAGATTAAGGTGAAACTAGATCAGCTGGACCTCGCCAAGCTCCGTGAGTGGTTGAACGATAGGTGCGTTCCTCTAGGCGAGGAGGTGCAGGTCGACACATACTTTCGACATCCGTGCAGAGACTTCGAGGTAACCGATGAGGCGCTGAGGCTGAGGAAGCGGGGGGGAGCAGACCAAGCCGAATTGTGCTACAAAGGCCCCAGGAGCGTCGGAGGAGAGCTCGTCAAGGCAAGGGAAGAAATTGAGGTGAGCGTGAAGAGCGCGAGCGAGCTCTCACGCATCCTAGTAAGGCTAGGCTTCGAGCCTGTGGCCGAAGTTGTGAAAGAAAGGGAGATCTTCGATTGCGGGAATTTCATCACTTATCTAGATCACATCGAAGAGCTCGGCGACTTCGCCGAGTTCGAGGCCAGAGGGGTAGAGCAAGCCGAACTGGTGAAACTTCTCAAGAACTTTGGGCTCCTCGAGAAAGCGGAGAGCAGAACGTACTTAGAGCTATTGCTCGAGAAACGCCGCTGA
- a CDS encoding putative RNA uridine N3 methyltransferase: protein MRVLESAGLGPEEEPLLSLIDVAILLPRCTLENEPDLLRSTIKAWLIARFSAIYRVSTVGIYRSRSSDKECRNEGELLSLLLSYMRAPPYLKKKLFSVKKELKYVGLAPPLQIPTHTVSEKPVVGEVREALVVKVSRGRALLHIGLDAPVWVEASVREVRPGSTLFIRVKGTEPLEVEILRSAPNDVYVGYSVININDVVAHLRESGRRGVYRLGTSRLGDPLDKSLERMKRKIANSRGVLLLFGEPRRGIFDVLRELGAEPSDVLDDVVNLIPAQGTKTVRTEEALAAALQTVRLLEALSTSSAS from the coding sequence GTGAGGGTACTAGAGAGCGCCGGCCTCGGGCCCGAGGAGGAGCCTCTATTGTCGCTTATTGATGTCGCGATTCTACTACCAAGGTGTACCCTTGAAAACGAGCCCGACCTTCTCAGATCAACCATCAAGGCGTGGCTCATAGCTAGATTCTCCGCGATTTATAGGGTAAGTACTGTGGGGATCTATCGTAGTCGCTCTAGCGACAAGGAGTGCCGCAACGAAGGGGAGTTGCTGTCTCTATTGCTCTCCTACATGAGGGCGCCGCCCTACCTCAAGAAGAAACTCTTCTCCGTGAAGAAAGAGCTCAAATACGTTGGGTTGGCCCCGCCGCTTCAAATACCAACTCACACAGTCTCCGAGAAACCTGTCGTCGGTGAGGTGAGGGAAGCTCTCGTGGTGAAGGTCTCGAGGGGGAGAGCTCTACTCCACATAGGACTTGATGCCCCCGTGTGGGTTGAGGCCTCCGTGCGTGAGGTGAGACCAGGTTCGACGCTTTTTATCCGCGTGAAAGGAACCGAGCCATTAGAGGTAGAAATCTTGAGATCTGCGCCAAACGACGTCTACGTCGGCTATTCGGTGATCAACATAAATGATGTAGTAGCGCATCTCAGGGAGAGCGGCCGTCGCGGAGTCTACCGCCTGGGCACTTCTAGGTTAGGTGATCCTCTGGACAAGTCGCTTGAGAGGATGAAACGGAAAATCGCTAACTCGAGGGGAGTTTTACTGCTCTTCGGTGAGCCAAGGCGCGGCATATTCGACGTGCTTCGCGAACTCGGGGCAGAGCCGAGCGATGTCCTAGACGACGTGGTCAACTTGATCCCTGCCCAGGGCACCAAGACGGTTAGGACGGAGGAGGCGCTAGCGGCTGCTCTCCAAACGGTGAGACTTCTCGAAGCTCTCTCTACAAGCTCTGCAAGCTAA
- the radA gene encoding DNA repair and recombination protein RadA yields MQSKTKSGKERGALEEGEISATSTIKTLTDLPGIGPATAAKLIEAGYATLEAIAVATPQELSAVAGIPLATAQKAIKAAREALDIRFKTALEVKRERINVRKITTGSKSLDELLGGGIETRTITEFFGEYGTGKTQLCHQLAVNVQLEPERGGLSGKAVYIDSEGTFRWERIEAMARGAGLNPEQTMENILYVRAVNSDHQMAIIEELIDVVPKEGIKLVVVDSVTGHFRAEYPGRENLAARQQKLNRHLHQLMKLAEIYNVAVVVTNQVMARPDVFYGDPTQAVGGHVLYHAPGVRVQLRRSRGNKRIARVVDAPHLPEGEAVFAITDVGIRDAED; encoded by the coding sequence ATGCAGTCGAAGACCAAATCTGGCAAGGAACGCGGGGCTCTAGAAGAGGGCGAAATCTCGGCCACCTCGACAATTAAGACTCTGACAGACTTACCCGGCATCGGGCCAGCCACGGCGGCGAAGCTGATCGAGGCAGGCTATGCGACGTTAGAAGCCATAGCGGTGGCAACTCCTCAGGAGTTGAGCGCAGTAGCCGGAATCCCTCTAGCCACGGCTCAGAAGGCCATAAAGGCCGCGCGCGAGGCCCTCGACATACGCTTTAAGACCGCGCTCGAAGTGAAGCGCGAGAGGATAAACGTTAGAAAGATAACGACGGGCAGTAAGAGCCTCGATGAGCTCCTCGGCGGAGGCATTGAGACTAGGACCATAACAGAGTTCTTCGGCGAGTACGGGACTGGCAAGACCCAGCTGTGTCACCAGCTAGCCGTCAACGTGCAGCTGGAACCGGAGCGGGGCGGATTATCGGGTAAAGCCGTTTACATAGACAGCGAGGGGACATTTCGGTGGGAACGAATAGAGGCCATGGCGAGAGGCGCCGGCTTAAACCCTGAACAGACCATGGAGAACATATTGTACGTCCGAGCCGTCAACAGCGATCATCAGATGGCCATAATCGAGGAGCTGATAGACGTGGTCCCTAAGGAGGGGATAAAGCTCGTGGTCGTAGACTCCGTGACCGGACATTTCAGAGCAGAGTATCCGGGGCGCGAGAATTTGGCTGCTAGGCAGCAGAAGCTGAACCGTCACCTCCATCAACTCATGAAACTGGCCGAAATATACAACGTTGCAGTCGTGGTGACGAATCAGGTCATGGCGAGACCGGACGTATTCTACGGAGACCCCACGCAAGCCGTCGGAGGCCACGTCCTATACCACGCGCCTGGCGTTCGAGTGCAGTTGAGAAGAAGTCGCGGCAATAAGAGAATAGCGCGCGTGGTCGACGCGCCGCACTTGCCAGAAGGAGAAGCAGTCTTCGCGATCACGGACGTAGGCATAAGAGACGCGGAGGACTAG
- a CDS encoding threonyl-tRNA synthetase editing domain-containing protein translates to MRLLQIHALKFCYEPVAVAIEPHDEPKSGCFDDCLVAFTTIEEGDDAEAVTLAVESIASHLRSLKRSSVVLYPYVHLSSSPAQPSLALNLLRELERVLREAGFTVHRAPFGWYKRFSLEAAGHPLSELSRNIGGSAPRAPRALIPRITVKVEGGELGKLAERYFERFGLRINEEGGLSLSPELAWAIESVALEVSSGAERRGLIFVREPRWTSEDSLFPAELILSNKRAFYIERSLPASERVIERYLACRASVLENEGAIIALGHKWSAQIGMRAARGVSINLLALYMSTLLAEISRVSEGGTPLLPSAASPVQVYVAAVGGVSSNFISEIERIIASSRLRYKIDVEPTPLGSKIRSAGMMWAPVTLIVGEREERTGTLVVRRRDKGLQEVIEIGRLADYLKEVSGVAGYCG, encoded by the coding sequence TTGAGGTTACTGCAGATCCACGCTCTCAAATTCTGCTATGAGCCAGTGGCAGTAGCAATTGAGCCGCACGACGAGCCTAAGAGCGGATGCTTCGACGACTGCCTAGTAGCATTCACCACGATAGAGGAAGGAGACGACGCGGAGGCCGTAACACTAGCCGTGGAGTCCATCGCGTCGCATCTAAGGTCTCTGAAGAGGTCGTCGGTCGTGCTATATCCCTACGTACATCTCTCGAGCTCGCCAGCTCAGCCCTCGCTGGCACTGAATCTTCTGAGAGAGCTGGAGCGAGTCCTGCGAGAAGCTGGCTTCACGGTTCATCGAGCACCCTTCGGGTGGTACAAGAGGTTCTCGTTGGAGGCGGCAGGCCATCCCCTCAGCGAGCTATCGAGGAACATAGGGGGATCGGCTCCTCGCGCGCCGCGCGCTTTGATTCCTCGTATCACGGTGAAAGTCGAGGGAGGCGAGCTCGGGAAGCTAGCAGAGAGATACTTTGAGCGCTTTGGTCTTCGCATCAACGAGGAGGGGGGGCTTTCGCTAAGCCCGGAACTCGCGTGGGCTATAGAAAGCGTCGCATTGGAGGTCTCGAGCGGCGCGGAGCGTCGCGGGTTAATCTTCGTTCGAGAGCCGCGCTGGACTAGCGAGGACTCGCTTTTCCCGGCTGAGCTTATTCTCTCTAACAAGCGCGCATTCTACATTGAGCGTTCACTCCCGGCAAGTGAGCGAGTCATTGAAAGGTACCTCGCGTGTCGCGCCTCAGTGCTCGAGAACGAGGGAGCAATTATTGCTCTAGGCCATAAGTGGTCAGCTCAAATTGGTATGCGAGCCGCTAGAGGAGTCTCTATTAATCTCCTAGCGCTGTACATGAGCACATTACTGGCGGAGATCTCTCGTGTGAGTGAGGGCGGGACTCCTCTCCTACCTTCCGCGGCCTCTCCCGTTCAAGTCTACGTGGCCGCAGTTGGCGGGGTCTCGTCGAATTTTATATCCGAGATCGAGAGAATCATTGCCTCGAGCCGTCTCAGGTACAAGATAGACGTAGAGCCCACACCGCTAGGGTCCAAGATACGCTCGGCTGGAATGATGTGGGCTCCCGTGACTCTGATAGTTGGCGAGAGAGAGGAGAGGACAGGGACGCTAGTAGTCAGACGCCGCGACAAAGGTCTCCAGGAGGTCATCGAGATCGGGAGGCTGGCGGACTACCTGAAAGAGGTCAGCGGCGTAGCTGGATACTGCGGTTAG
- a CDS encoding 50S ribosomal protein L23: MEKSFEVLIKPLHTEKALNYIERYNTLVFIVDRRATKHQIKRAVEETFGVKVKEVRTLITPKGEKKAMVKLAEGYNAEEVATRLGVL, translated from the coding sequence ATGGAGAAGTCTTTCGAGGTCCTGATAAAACCTTTGCACACCGAGAAGGCCCTCAATTACATAGAACGCTACAACACTCTAGTGTTCATTGTGGATAGAAGAGCTACGAAGCATCAGATAAAGCGCGCAGTAGAGGAGACCTTCGGCGTCAAGGTGAAGGAAGTGCGAACGCTCATAACGCCCAAGGGCGAGAAGAAAGCTATGGTGAAGCTGGCCGAGGGATACAATGCCGAGGAAGTGGCTACTAGGTTAGGTGTGCTCTGA
- a CDS encoding 50S ribosomal protein L2: MGKRTLVQRKGRGGPTFRSRRHLKIAPAKYPPVTEKTIRGIVEDILHEPGRWTPLAKIRVIEDGSIFYVPAAEGLFIGQTIFIGPEAEPRNGNVLPLEKIPEGTQVFNVELREGDGGKLARQAGSYAVLIGKTGQGKVVLLLPSGKTKEVDGKARATIGIPASGGKIEKPLLKAGAAYHKWKPKARKWPIVRGVAMNAASHPWGGGSHQSEGKPTTVSRNAPPGRKVGHIAARRTGRRKR; the protein is encoded by the coding sequence TTGGGGAAGAGGACATTAGTGCAGAGAAAGGGCCGCGGGGGGCCTACCTTTAGGAGTAGAAGGCATCTGAAGATAGCCCCAGCCAAATACCCACCCGTCACGGAGAAAACTATCAGGGGAATAGTCGAGGACATACTTCACGAGCCCGGTCGGTGGACCCCTCTAGCTAAGATAAGAGTGATAGAAGATGGTTCAATCTTCTACGTGCCCGCGGCCGAGGGCCTCTTTATTGGGCAAACGATCTTCATAGGTCCTGAGGCCGAGCCGCGCAACGGCAATGTGCTCCCCCTCGAGAAAATACCCGAGGGCACGCAGGTATTCAACGTAGAGCTGAGGGAAGGAGATGGGGGAAAGTTGGCCAGACAGGCCGGCTCCTATGCCGTCCTGATAGGGAAGACGGGGCAAGGCAAGGTGGTATTGTTATTGCCCAGCGGCAAGACGAAGGAAGTCGACGGGAAGGCGAGGGCTACCATAGGGATTCCGGCCAGCGGTGGCAAGATCGAGAAGCCTCTCCTCAAGGCCGGAGCGGCTTATCATAAGTGGAAGCCGAAGGCCAGGAAGTGGCCCATCGTGCGCGGCGTAGCCATGAATGCGGCTTCGCACCCGTGGGGCGGTGGCAGTCATCAGTCCGAGGGTAAGCCCACGACGGTCTCGAGGAACGCTCCACCCGGTAGAAAGGTAGGCCATATAGCGGCTAGAAGAACCGGGAGGAGGAAGAGATAG
- the glmS gene encoding glutamine--fructose-6-phosphate transaminase (isomerizing): protein MCGIIGLCLRGPRGDSTLGELLLRGLKALEYRGYDSVGIAVVRDPGGLLVLKGAGKVDVVSAKLGFALVDGEIGIGHTRWATHGPPTDENAHPHVDCTGKIAVVHNGIIRNFVELRDELKGRHAFKSETDTEVVAHLVEEFYRELGDIYSAFKRAISLLKGSYAIALVTTHEPDRIFFAKSESPLVIGVSERGSFLASDIPALLEHTNKIIVLNDGEVGWIKPGSIIVEDLRTGRAIDIERRVVTVTWKPETVKKGGYPHFMIKEIYEQPAAIRDTLDGLYSDKVEVRRAVDLIYSANRIFVTAAGTSFHAGLILKYFIEMLAHRPVYAFVSSEYKQAARIVGSGDVLVAISQSGETVDTLKAIREFKRRGASIVTLTNVLGSAIYREGEIRLLTRAGPEIGVAATKTFTAQVLVGEYLAIHLARDVGTIDSGEYSSLLRELEKAAGLVGDAIVSCEEEVKRHSEILMSWRSAYYLGRGLGLPLAMEAALKMKEIAYVHAEAYPAGESKHGPIALVEPGFPTIFVGTSESMEELEGNLAEMRARGALVLLYRSRSTPPSRTASIELELPDASPLLEPFVLIPPLQLLSYHVAVRLGRDPDKPRNLAKTVTVE, encoded by the coding sequence TTGTGCGGAATCATAGGATTGTGCCTCCGAGGGCCCAGAGGCGACTCGACTCTGGGAGAGCTCCTCCTCAGAGGACTGAAAGCGCTCGAGTATCGTGGATACGACAGCGTCGGAATCGCCGTCGTGAGGGATCCGGGAGGGCTCCTCGTGCTGAAGGGGGCCGGTAAAGTAGATGTTGTTTCCGCGAAATTGGGTTTTGCATTAGTTGATGGTGAAATTGGGATAGGTCATACGAGGTGGGCCACGCACGGTCCACCCACTGACGAGAACGCTCATCCACACGTGGACTGCACCGGCAAGATAGCCGTGGTACACAACGGCATTATCAGGAACTTCGTGGAGTTGCGCGACGAGCTAAAAGGGCGTCACGCGTTTAAGAGCGAGACCGACACCGAAGTCGTCGCTCACTTGGTCGAGGAGTTTTATCGAGAGCTAGGCGACATATACAGCGCGTTTAAGAGAGCAATTTCTCTCCTCAAGGGTAGCTACGCGATAGCTCTCGTGACAACGCACGAACCGGATAGAATCTTCTTCGCTAAGAGCGAGAGTCCTCTGGTGATCGGTGTGAGCGAGCGTGGCAGCTTCTTGGCCAGCGATATACCAGCTCTCTTGGAACACACTAATAAAATCATCGTGTTAAACGATGGCGAAGTTGGTTGGATTAAACCGGGCTCCATCATAGTAGAGGACCTGAGGACAGGGAGAGCGATCGATATCGAGAGGCGCGTCGTGACCGTGACGTGGAAGCCGGAAACCGTGAAGAAGGGAGGATATCCTCATTTCATGATTAAGGAAATATACGAGCAACCAGCCGCTATCAGAGATACGCTCGACGGCCTCTACAGCGATAAGGTTGAAGTGCGAAGAGCCGTCGACCTGATTTACTCTGCCAACAGAATCTTCGTCACGGCTGCCGGCACGAGCTTCCACGCTGGTCTTATCCTCAAATATTTCATTGAAATGTTAGCGCATAGACCGGTCTACGCGTTCGTCTCCTCGGAATACAAGCAAGCCGCGAGAATCGTTGGGTCCGGTGACGTCCTAGTGGCAATCAGCCAGAGTGGTGAGACGGTCGACACTCTGAAAGCGATACGCGAGTTTAAAAGACGTGGTGCATCTATCGTGACTTTAACCAACGTGCTCGGCAGTGCCATATATAGAGAAGGCGAGATTAGGCTCCTGACCCGAGCGGGCCCCGAAATAGGCGTCGCCGCGACCAAGACTTTCACCGCACAGGTCTTGGTTGGCGAGTACTTGGCCATACACTTGGCCAGAGATGTTGGTACGATCGATAGCGGCGAGTACTCTTCGTTGCTCAGGGAGTTGGAAAAGGCGGCAGGCCTCGTGGGAGATGCTATCGTCTCGTGTGAAGAGGAGGTGAAGAGACACAGCGAGATATTAATGAGCTGGAGAAGCGCGTACTATTTAGGCCGAGGACTCGGTCTTCCGCTGGCCATGGAAGCCGCCCTCAAGATGAAAGAGATAGCTTACGTGCATGCCGAGGCTTATCCGGCTGGCGAATCTAAGCATGGGCCGATTGCGCTGGTGGAGCCCGGCTTCCCGACAATCTTCGTTGGGACATCTGAGTCCATGGAAGAGCTCGAAGGCAATCTAGCCGAGATGAGAGCTCGGGGAGCTCTCGTATTGCTCTATAGGTCGAGAAGCACGCCTCCGAGCAGAACAGCGTCCATAGAACTCGAGCTCCCCGATGCGAGTCCATTGCTCGAACCGTTCGTTTTAATTCCGCCTCTACAACTGCTCTCTTACCATGTAGCCGTGAGACTTGGTAGAGACCCAGATAAGCCACGGAACCTAGCGAAGACCGTGACCGTGGAGTGA
- a CDS encoding acylphosphatase → MGGVFSLEGARARLRIEGEVQGVFFRANMRRVALNNGVKGWVRNNPDGSVEAVIEGELENVLRVITWALRGPPRAKVRRVTLEWQDYRGEFDDFVIIY, encoded by the coding sequence GTGGGGGGTGTCTTTTCTCTGGAAGGCGCGAGAGCCAGACTGCGCATCGAAGGCGAAGTGCAGGGGGTCTTCTTCAGGGCGAACATGCGCAGAGTGGCCTTAAACAACGGAGTAAAAGGATGGGTCAGGAACAACCCGGACGGCAGCGTCGAGGCGGTCATAGAGGGGGAGCTTGAGAACGTGCTGAGAGTAATCACGTGGGCTCTGCGAGGTCCTCCGCGAGCAAAGGTGAGGCGCGTTACGCTGGAGTGGCAAGATTATCGCGGAGAGTTCGACGATTTTGTTATAATTTATTAA